One Trichosurus vulpecula isolate mTriVul1 chromosome 7, mTriVul1.pri, whole genome shotgun sequence genomic region harbors:
- the LOC118858561 gene encoding olfactory receptor class A-like protein 1: MVISELIFGVAFFFQCAIGLVGNSLLLMLYICISFKKPQQKKSMDLILAHLTLANMVTLFTRGIPEILFCFGMRHTLDDLWCKALMYIYRISRGLSVCTTSLLSMFQALIISPHSSVWASIKVRAPKYILHYFLFFWVTNALIYIRVIELTEATKNDTISTYRYASHIFVVRSVGDDNELTAAFMFGMTLHDLIFHFLMGLSSTHMVLLLYRHSKQVKHIYSNSHSPRSFPEVKATQTILLLVTCFVLFYWLNNCITLYETFKFEKDVELETIASFFGGCYPALSPLLLIGSESRIPKFHCMPGKVQRPHKDFMDGLVNP; encoded by the coding sequence ATGGTTATTAGTGAGTTGATCTTTGGTGTGGCATTCTTCTTTCAATGTGCCATTGGTCTTGTAGGCAATTCACTGCTGCTCATGCTCTATATTTGTATCTCCTTCAAAAAGCCTCAACAGAAGAAGTCCATGGATTTGATTCTTGCTCATTTGACTTTGGCCAATATGGTAACACTTTTTACCAGGGGCATCCCAGAAatcctgttttgttttgggatGAGACATACTTTAGATGATTTATGGTGTAAGGCACTCATGTACATTTACAGAATTTCCCGGGGACTTTCTGTCTGCACAACAAGTCTTCTGAGTATgttccaggccctcatcatcagTCCCCACAGCTCTGTGTGGGCAAGCATCAAAGTCAGAGCCCctaaatacattttacattatttcctctttttctgggTCACCAACGCATTGATCTACATTAGGGTCATTGAACTCACTGAAGCAACCAAAAATGACACAATTTCTACCTATCGTTACGCCTCACATATTTTCGTAGTAAGATCAGTAGGAGATGACAATGAACTTACTGCTGCATTTATGTTtggtatgactcttcatgaccttatctTTCACTTCCTTATGGGCTTGTCCAGTACCCATATGGTGCTTCTCCTGTATAGACATAGCAAGCAAGTGAAGCATATTTATAGCAATAGTCATTCCCCTAGATCCTTCCCAGAGGTCAAGGCCACACAGACCATCCTCTTGCTTGTaacctgttttgttttattctactgGCTCAACAACTGTATCACTTTATATGAAACTTTTAAATTCGAAAAAGATGTTGAGTTGGAAACCATTGCCAGCTTTTTTGGTGGATGTTACCCTGCCCTCTCTCCCTTATTGCTTATTGGCAGTGAGAGTCGTATCCCAAAGTTTCATTGTATGCCTGGAAAGGTACAAAGacctcataaagattttatggaTGGATTGGTCAACCCATGA